The nucleotide window GCGAGTTGCATCGAGAACGAGGAGAAACGACCTGTCGTTCCGCCCGTCCAGAACGACCGAAAGCAACACGCCCTCAGCTTCGTTGCCAGCGTCCGGCGCTGCGACGAACACGGGCTCTCCCGGATAGCATCCAGGCTCCGCCCAGACGGCGCACTCGCCCGTCTCCACGTCGATCCGGACAAGGCTGTCGAGGAAATTGCCCGGCTGTCGATTTCCTGTGCCCCAGACCACACGGTAGGACTCTCCAGCGACCCTGCCATAGTCGACCCGCGGGAGTTCGATGGCGGTGGTGGTGATCTGATGCTTCTGCGCGGCGCAATTTGCGGTGCCGAGCGGAACGACATAGCGCGAGAGGGAGCCCACCGCGTCGACCGGCTTGCCGGCCCTCAGACGCGAGAGGTAGAGCTGATCGATGATGCCGGGGTCGGGATACGTGACGAGGTCGAGCACGAGCTCGCCGCCTCGCTCATAGGCATTGACATGATGAAAGGCGAAGGCCGCTTCGGCTTCTGCCGTTGCGATCCGTCGGCCACCGTCCTTCTCGACGACCTGGAAGCGCAGCCCGCGCTCCGGTTGCCACCGATAATTCTTGATGAACGGTTCGCCGCTCAGGAGTAACCGCAGCGGGCTCACCACCAGCGGAAACTCCGCCAGGATGAGATAGCGCTCCGTCATCGCGAAACTATGCATGTAGGCGGGCCGATCCACCGGCAATTCGGCGATTGTGGTTTCAGCGCCGTCTTCATCCGCCACGCGAAACAGCCGGTACCGACTTCGCCGGCCGAATTCCACCACATAGCTGAACTGGCAGCGGCGGGTGGCGTCATGGTGCGGATGAG belongs to Bradyrhizobium icense and includes:
- a CDS encoding carotenoid oxygenase family protein — encoded protein: MTAMFAKGFADLDREVAVESLPVIGTVPMWLSGALLRTAPAKFDLGRQTVNHWFDGLAMLHRFAFVNGKVSYANRFIRSANYREQRRSGCLSRGEFASDPCRTLFGRVLSRFFDKPTDNCNVSVNALGGSLVALTETTLPVRFDSETLETLGHYQYGKQLDGQISIAHPHHDATRRCQFSYVVEFGRRSRYRLFRVADEDGAETTIAELPVDRPAYMHSFAMTERYLILAEFPLVVSPLRLLLSGEPFIKNYRWQPERGLRFQVVEKDGGRRIATAEAEAAFAFHHVNAYERGGELVLDLVTYPDPGIIDQLYLSRLRAGKPVDAVGSLSRYVVPLGTANCAAQKHQITTTAIELPRVDYGRVAGESYRVVWGTGNRQPGNFLDSLVRIDVETGECAVWAEPGCYPGEPVFVAAPDAGNEAEGVLLSVVLDGRNDRSFLLVLDATRMTEIARAECPHQIPFGFHGNFFPTSNGGSTLRNTHR